One genomic window of Peromyscus maniculatus bairdii isolate BWxNUB_F1_BW_parent chromosome 2, HU_Pman_BW_mat_3.1, whole genome shotgun sequence includes the following:
- the Gjb3 gene encoding gap junction beta-3 protein, whose amino-acid sequence MDWKKLQDLLSGVNQYSTAFGRIWLSVVFVFRVLVYVVAAERVWGDEQKDFDCNTRQPGCTNVCYDNFFPISNIRLWALQLIFVTCPSMLVILHVAYREERERKHRLKHGEQCAKLYSHPGKKHGGLWWTYLLSLIFKLIIELVFLYVLHRLWHGFTMPRLVQCAGVEPCPNTVDCYIARPTEKKVFTYFMVGASAVCIVLTICEICYLIFHRVMRGVSKVKSTKSSSSQKSSSRASTCRCHHKLLESGDLEPDTVPVDAKPKASAPSLTPI is encoded by the coding sequence ATGGACTGGAAGAAGCTCCAGGACCTATTGAGCGGAGTGAACCAATACTCCACAGCATTTGGGCGCATCTGGCTGTCGGTGGTCTTCGTCTTCCGGGTGCTGGTGTACGTGGTGGCGGCTGAGCGTGTGTGGGGTGACGAGCAAAAAGACTTTGATTGTAACACCAGGCAGCCTGGCTGTACCAACGTGTGCTATGAcaacttcttccccatctccaaCATCCGCCTCTGGGCCCTGCAGCTCATCTTCGTCACGTGTCCCTCCATGTTGGTCATCCTGCACGTAGCCTACCGCGAGGAGCGGGAACGGAAGCATCGCCTGAAGCACGGGGAGCAGTGCGCCAAGCTGTACAGCCATCCCGGCAAGAAGCACGGCGGCCTGTGGTGGACCTACCTGCTCAGCCTCATCTTCAAGCTCATCATTGAATTGGTCTTCCTGTatgtcctccacaggctctgGCATGGCTTTACCATGCCACGTCTGGTACAGTGTGCCGGTGTGGAACCCTGCCCCAACACCGTGGATTGCTACATCGCTCGGCCCACGGAGAAGAAGGTCTTTACCTACTTCATGGTAGGTGCCTCTGCCGTCTGCATCGTGCTCACCATCTGTGAGATCTGCTACCTCATCTTCCACAGGGTTATGCGAGGCGTGAGCAAGGTCAAGTCTACAAAGAGCAGCAGCTCCCAGAAGTCCTCCAGCCGAGCCTCCACCTGCCGCTGTCACCACAAGCTTCTGGAGAGTGGGGATCTGGAACCAGACACAGTCCCAGTCGACGCCAAGCCGAAGGCGTCAGCGCCCAGCCTGACCCCCATTTGA
- the Gja4 gene encoding gap junction alpha-4 protein, which yields MGDWGFLEKLLDQVQEHSTVVGKIWLTVLFIFRILILGLAGESVWGDEQSDFECNTAQPGCTNVCYDQAFPISHIRYWVLQFLFVSTPTLIYLGHVIYLSRREERLRQKEGELRALPSKDLQVERALAAIEHQMAKISVAEDGRLRIRGALMGTYVVSVLCKSVLEAGFLYGQWRLYGWTMEPVFVCQRAPCPHLVNCYVSRPTEKTIFIIFMLVVGVISLVLNLLELAHLLCRCVGRGIKARKDHDTPPARGGASDPYPEQVFFYLPMGEGPSSPPCPTYNGLSSTEQNWANLTTEERLTSSRPPPFENPAPQGARKPPSRPNSSASKKQYV from the coding sequence ATGGGGGACTGGGGCTTCCTAGAGAAGCTGCTAGACCAGGTCCAGGAGCACTCGACTGTGGTGGGCAAGATCTGGCTGACCGTGCTCTTCATCTTCCGCATCCTGATCCTGGGCCTGGCCGGCGAGTCGGTGTGGGGCGATGAGCAGTCCGATTTCGAGTGTAACACGGCCCAGCCAGGCTGCACCAACGTCTGCTACGACCAGGCTTTCCCCATCTCCCACATCCGATACTGGGTGCTGCAGTTCCTCTTCGTCAGCACGCCCACCCTGATCTACCTGGGCCACGTCATTTACCTGTCTCGGCGGGAAGAGCGATtgaggcagaaagagggagagcTCCGGGCGCTGCCATCCAAGGACCTGCAGGTGGAGCGGGCCCTGGCTGCCATAGAACACCAGATGGCCAAGATCTCGGTGGCAGAAGACGGCCGGCTTCGGATTCGTGGGGCCCTCATGGGTACCTATGTGGTCAGTGTGCTGTGCAAAAGCGTGCTGGAGGCAGGCTTCCTCTACGGCCAGTGGCGCCTCTACGGCTGGACCATGGAGCCCGTGTTCGTGTGCCAGCgtgccccctgcccccacctcgtGAACTGCTACGTCTCTCGACCCACAGAGAAGACCATCTTCATCATCTTCATGCTGGTGGTGGGAGTCATTTCCCTGGTGCTCAACCTGCTGGAGCTGGCACACCTGCTGTGCCGGTGTGTCGGCCGGGGGATCAAGGCGCGCAAGGACCACGACACGCCCCCAGCCCGGGGCGGCGCTTCAGACCCTTACCCTGAACAGGTTTTTTTCTACCTCCCCATGGGCGAGGGACCCTCGTCCCCACCATGTCCCACCTACAATGGGCTCTCATCCACCGAGCAAAACTGGGCCAACTTGACCACCGAGGAGAGGCTGACCTCTTCCAGGCCTCCTCCCTTCGAAAATCCAGCCCCTCAGGGTGCCCGGAAGCCCCCTAGTCGCCCCAACAGCTCTGCATCTAAGAAGCAGTACGTGTAG